DNA from Vibrio alfacsensis:
GGGACCATCATCAACTTCGAGGGCAGTGGTCCACAGAGTCGTGTACAGATCGCCTTTAACGGTGAAGGTATTAAATGGTTAGTGACCGCTTACGCTCGATTAGAGAAGTTGTAAGGCTTTGCAAAAATTAGCGTATTAAGATTCAGAGCTGCTTCGGCGGCTCTTTCTTATGCTGTTTATGAGTCAACAAAACGACAAAGAATTGAGTAGGAAAGCGTTGATTGAAGTAAGTTATGAGTGTTATTTACTTGCTTTCAGAGAAAGCGTCTTCAGAAAAAGAAAAACCCCGAGGGCTTGCGCCCATCGGGGTTATAGTCTTACTCGCAGCAATCCAGCTACTAAAAGTGCTCCATGCATCGAATCCATGATAGTTCGCTGTATTCCGTCAGCGTAATCCTTGCATCGCTTTCCTAGCGGTGTCCTTGACCTTATCCTGGTCTGCTAACAATCCTCGTTAGCTCTCATCACTTGTTCCCTGAGCGGTGTCCCTGACATCTTCCTGATGTTCAATCCGTGCCTCGTCCAGAGGTGTCCATATCCCATCCTTAGTAGTAACCATCCTAGTTACTATTGAGTCCGTTCAATGTCCAATTTTGCAATCCATGCCCGACTATTCTTCCTGAATAACCGTTTCTTCTTCCTGAAGTTCACCAAATCCCTGGTGTTTCCTGTTCCGTGTCAGCATCCTTCCGACAGGTTTAATATTACGTGATTAATGGTTCTCAACAATGGCTGAAATTCATATTTTTCCAAGATAGTGGCGTTCAAAAAAAGAACGAACATTGTAAATTCAATGAGTTAACTTGGTTTGGGCCAGAATTCTCTACATAAAAAGAGATGTTTGCTCACCTCCTTGTAAGAGATCTCGCACAAAGGCTTGAGCAAAACACTACTATTGCCCGATCGCCATGCCCTCACGGCGTGGATCCGCAGCCCCTTCAAGTCCATCTTTCAATATACGTATCGCATGCAGCCCAGAGTTCAAATCACGAACATCGGTCTTAAATCCCATTTTTTCTAATTCTGATTGAAAGCTTTCTGCGGTGGTTCCTTGTTCAATATCTAAGGTGCCAAAACGGTTCAGTAATCGTGGTTGATTAACAGCACTTTGGATATCCATATCCCATTGAGTGTGGGCAATGATAGCTTGTGCAACGTAGCCAATGATGCGACTGCCGCCTGGAGAACCAATTGCCATGTAGGGTTTATCGTCCTTCATCATAATCGTCGGTGCCATAGAAGAACGTGGGCGTTTGCCCGGTTCTAAGCGGTTTGCGATTGGCACACCATCTTGATGAGTGCGGAAAGAGAAATCGGTAAGTTCGTTATTGAGCAAAAAGCCGCGTACCATCAAGCGTGAGCCAAAGGCGTTCTCGATGGTTGTTGTCATTGAAACCACATTGCCTTGCTTATCGACGATATTAAAATGGCTGGTGGAAGGCAGCTCGATCGATTGGTCCATGCTTAAGTTCATGGCGTGCGACCAAGGAGGGTTGCCGGCTTCAACCTTACTCAAGGCTTTACCGATTTGAATGAGCTCAGCACGTTGTTTTAGATAATCTTTATCAAGCAAGCCTTCGGTTGGCATTGGCACATAATCTTGGTCGGCCATGTATTTACCTCGATCCGCAAACGCAAGACGAGAGGCATCAGCGATCACTTGCCATGATTTCGCGCTTTCGGCTCCCCAGCCTTTCAGATCGTATTGCTCGGTGATCGCGAGAATCTGTCCAACCGTCAATGCGCCAGAGCTTGGTGGTCCCATGCCGCAGATATCATAGCTTTGATAGGCCGTACAAGCGGGGTCACGTTGCTTGATTTGGTAAGTATCGAAATCGCCCTGAGCTAATACGCCAGAGTTTCCCGCTGCATTCTGAACGGTCTTAATGATGTCTGTGGCGATATCGCCTTGATAGAAAGCTTTTGCCCCTTGTGATGCAATGGCCGTCAGAGTTTGCGCGTATTCAGGGTTCTTCAACAACGTGCCTTTGGCTTTTGGTGAGCCATCTGGATTAAAGAAGTAAGCCTTAGTCGCAGGGAAGCGTGATAGGCGCTTGGCATCTTTCTCAATCAGACTCGAGAGGCGAGGACTCACTTCGAAACCTTGCTCAGCCAAGGTAATCACAGGTTGAATGATGTTCTTCCATTCTAACTTGCCGTATTTCTGGTGCGTGTCCCACAGCAGTTTGACAGTGCCTGGAGTAGCGACGGAACGCCCGCCGACAACCGCATCGTAAAACTGTAGGGGTTGTCCATTTTCATCTAAAAAGAGTTTAGGCGTCGCGGCGAGTGGTGCGGTTTCTCGACCATCATACGTAGTCAGCTTTTGTTCTGTGTTATCCCAATACACCAAAAATGCGCCCCCACCAATGCCGGAAGATTGAGGTTCAACTAAACCTAACATCAGTTGCACGGCAACCATGGCATCAATGGCATTACCACCTTGTGCAAGAACGTCTGCTCCAGCTTGGGTTGCAAGTGGGTTGGCTGCTGTGACCATATAGTCTTTCGCTTTGACCAATTGCTTTTTCTCAAGGCCAGTACTGTGTTCAGGTGCGACGGAATCCACAGCTTGGTTAGCGACGGCTTGGGTCGATAAGACGAGTGAGGTAGCAAGAAAAAGCCCCGTGGTTACGAGGCGGTTGAACGTCCAATGCATGATGACTCTCCATGTTGCCAGTTTTGTGTTTTCAGCTTGGCAGTCATGAAGAGTCACGTCGAGTCAGCAATCGCAGAAATGTCGAGTATGAGAGGATTTAATCTTTGTATTAACCAACTAAGTTTGTGGCAGTTTGAAATAGAATGCTGCTGCCAACTAAGGTGAATATGACACCACATAAGCCGTCAATGTAGATGCCAGCTTTGTGTAATTTGCGTTGTAAACGCTGAGTCGACAGCATCCACGCTAGGCTAGAGAACCAGAATAGCGACAAGCCAAATAGAATAGCTAAAGCTATGCCTTTGCCAGTAATCGACATCCCAGCAGGGACTAAGCTTGACATCAAACTGATGAAAAACACTAACGCTTTCGGGTTCAGAATATTGGTTGCAAACCCTTTAGCAAATGCTTGACGCTTGTTACTGATCACCAAGTTGTTTTGTTTCTTAGGTTGATCCGCCATTGGGTTTTTGATCATGGTGATCACGGCACGTAATGCACCGATTCCTAAGTAAAGTAAGTAACTGCCACCCAATAGTTGCACTACGGAATACAATAAAGGGTGCTGGTGGACGATATAACTCACGCCTGTCAGGCTGAACAACGAGTGAAGCAAAATACCAACAGACAATCCCAACGCAATGTACAAGCCGGTTTGACGGCCGTGACGTGTTGCGTTTTGAACCACAAGGGCAAAATCCGGACCGGGACTCATTAAGGCAATAAAGTGAATACTGGCGAGTGTCAGCAATATGGTGGATTCATTCATAACACATCTCAAATAGAAACAATGTCCCTATTGTCGTGGTAAGTCATATATTGTGCTTGTAAAAAACTAACACTTTCTCATTAAGTACCATTAGCGCGTGACTTGAGATGGAGAAACTCCGTAAGTCTGTTTAAAAGCTTTGCTGAAATGTGCCTGATCGTAAAAACCAATCTGATGGGCCACATGAGTACCACATTGACCCGCTTGAAGTAATTTCATGCCTTGTTCGAGTCGTAGGCGTGCAAACCAAGCGTAGGGCGTCATGCCAGTTTGTGCTTTGAAATGCCGTTGGAATTGATTCGGACTTAATTGGCACAGCTCTGATAGGGAATCCAAGCGTACCGCTTGATCAAGGTTTGCCATTAAGTAATCTTTTAGCGTGCTTAAAGATTGATTACCCAGTGGTACCACTTTTTGTCTCTCAAGCGATCCGTAGCGATCAAAAAGCTGGTTAAATCCTTCAAAAGGAAGGCAATCTTTGGTGAGTTGGCTGAGGTTTTCACGACGAAGTAGCCCGTGTAAGTTACTAAGTTGTAAAAATATCTTCGGATCCGAGATGATCAGCTCGTTGAAGTGTATTATTTGACCGCTTTGCTTAGGATCAGCCAGATCACTCAACAAGTGAGGTTCGATCGCAAATACATTCACTTCATAGCCACTTTCGAGCTTAGATTGCCCGTCGTGCAGCTCATCTGGCGGCATTATCACAATTTGCCCGTGACCAACTTGGTGGCTGTTACCTTGGTATTGGAACTTCTGCGCGCCATGCGTGATCAGACCGAGATGAAAATCCAGATGGTAATGCCTTTGAAAAGCAAATGTCTGATATTTCGCCTCAATCAGCCTCAAGTTGTCATGCTCGGTTGCGTAGTACTGAATATGTTCCATGAAATAAAAAAGCTTGGTCACATTATGACCAAGCTTATCCATCAATTTGTCAATTGTCTTGTAAAAAACGATCACGCCGTACGAGCAGCTTTGCGCGATTTGCGATTATTACTCAAACCATCAAAGCTAAACACGGCCAATGCTCCCCAAATGAAAGCAAAAGTGATCGCTTTATCTGCGGAGAACGGTTCACCGTAAATTAATACTGCAAGTAAGAACATTAGACTTGGCCCGATATACTGAAAGAAACCTAACGTTGATAACGTTAGTCGTGTCGCTGCGCCGGTGAAACAAAGCAGAGGAAGTGTGGTGATAACACCCGCTGCGATTAATAAACTATTGAGTTGCCATGGATTGTCCAGCATGTTTGATGTTGGCGTATTAGCGATAAACAGTAGATAGATGAAAGCTGCAGGTAGTAAAACGGCCGTTTCGATAAACAGTCCGGTTTGTGCATCGAGGCTGACTTTTTTACGCAACAGACCATAGAAACCAAAACTCATTGCAAGGGCGATTGCCACTATAGGGACGGATCCAAAAACAAATAGCTGAACCAGTACTCCACACGCTGCGAGAGTCACTGCAAACCATTGTAATTTACGTAGGCGTTCACCAAGAAAAACCATCCCCAATAAAACATTGATCAGTGGATTGATGTAGTACCCCAAACTTGCATCAAGCATATGATTGGTGTTGACCGCCCAAATAAAGATTAACCAGTTAGCCCCAATTAATACTGAACTAAACAATAGGTAAGTGACTTTGGTTTTATCTTTAATGACGCTATATACCGAACGCCAGCGACGGCCAAAATGAAGGAGCGCAGCGAGTAAAAAGAAAGACCAAATCACACGATGGCTTAATATCTCAAGTGGCGAGACATCGGCAATGGATTTGAAGTAAATGGGTGCGATGCCCCACATGGTATATGCACCAATTGCCAGTAAAACGCCTTGTTTTGCTCGCTGTTGGTCTTCTGGTGTCATAGTGTGTCACCTAATTGTGTGTTTATAGAGCAGAAAATCAGTATACGAGTCGTGAACTAAATCACCTAACAATTTGCGGTTTTATTCACCATCAAACCCCATTACAATGTGCCCTCACTTTGCGTGCTAGTCGCATGCAAAAGCACCTCTTTTTTAAGACCCTATCTGAGATTATTCATGACCTCGACCTTGTTAGCCGAACAATCAGACTCGCCTATAACGCCTCAACGTGTGTTGGAGGATGTGTTTGGTTACCAGGAGTTCCGTGATGGTCAGCAGTTGGTGATTGATGCTGCGGTAGAGGGTCGCGACAGCTTAGTTATCCTACCTACGG
Protein-coding regions in this window:
- the ggt gene encoding gamma-glutamyltransferase, whose protein sequence is MHWTFNRLVTTGLFLATSLVLSTQAVANQAVDSVAPEHSTGLEKKQLVKAKDYMVTAANPLATQAGADVLAQGGNAIDAMVAVQLMLGLVEPQSSGIGGGAFLVYWDNTEQKLTTYDGRETAPLAATPKLFLDENGQPLQFYDAVVGGRSVATPGTVKLLWDTHQKYGKLEWKNIIQPVITLAEQGFEVSPRLSSLIEKDAKRLSRFPATKAYFFNPDGSPKAKGTLLKNPEYAQTLTAIASQGAKAFYQGDIATDIIKTVQNAAGNSGVLAQGDFDTYQIKQRDPACTAYQSYDICGMGPPSSGALTVGQILAITEQYDLKGWGAESAKSWQVIADASRLAFADRGKYMADQDYVPMPTEGLLDKDYLKQRAELIQIGKALSKVEAGNPPWSHAMNLSMDQSIELPSTSHFNIVDKQGNVVSMTTTIENAFGSRLMVRGFLLNNELTDFSFRTHQDGVPIANRLEPGKRPRSSMAPTIMMKDDKPYMAIGSPGGSRIIGYVAQAIIAHTQWDMDIQSAVNQPRLLNRFGTLDIEQGTTAESFQSELEKMGFKTDVRDLNSGLHAIRILKDGLEGAADPRREGMAIGQ
- a CDS encoding LysE family translocator translates to MNESTILLTLASIHFIALMSPGPDFALVVQNATRHGRQTGLYIALGLSVGILLHSLFSLTGVSYIVHQHPLLYSVVQLLGGSYLLYLGIGALRAVITMIKNPMADQPKKQNNLVISNKRQAFAKGFATNILNPKALVFFISLMSSLVPAGMSITGKGIALAILFGLSLFWFSSLAWMLSTQRLQRKLHKAGIYIDGLCGVIFTLVGSSILFQTATNLVG
- a CDS encoding AraC family transcriptional regulator, yielding MEHIQYYATEHDNLRLIEAKYQTFAFQRHYHLDFHLGLITHGAQKFQYQGNSHQVGHGQIVIMPPDELHDGQSKLESGYEVNVFAIEPHLLSDLADPKQSGQIIHFNELIISDPKIFLQLSNLHGLLRRENLSQLTKDCLPFEGFNQLFDRYGSLERQKVVPLGNQSLSTLKDYLMANLDQAVRLDSLSELCQLSPNQFQRHFKAQTGMTPYAWFARLRLEQGMKLLQAGQCGTHVAHQIGFYDQAHFSKAFKQTYGVSPSQVTR
- the rarD gene encoding EamA family transporter RarD, which translates into the protein MTPEDQQRAKQGVLLAIGAYTMWGIAPIYFKSIADVSPLEILSHRVIWSFFLLAALLHFGRRWRSVYSVIKDKTKVTYLLFSSVLIGANWLIFIWAVNTNHMLDASLGYYINPLINVLLGMVFLGERLRKLQWFAVTLAACGVLVQLFVFGSVPIVAIALAMSFGFYGLLRKKVSLDAQTGLFIETAVLLPAAFIYLLFIANTPTSNMLDNPWQLNSLLIAAGVITTLPLLCFTGAATRLTLSTLGFFQYIGPSLMFLLAVLIYGEPFSADKAITFAFIWGALAVFSFDGLSNNRKSRKAARTA